The following are from one region of the Trichoderma breve strain T069 chromosome 5, whole genome shotgun sequence genome:
- a CDS encoding mitochondrial small ribosomal subunit rsm22 domain-containing protein — protein sequence MSGPINIGSDGEWQTLLSGTTVVVADFYADWCGPCKMIAPHFERLSKEHSRPNKVAFAKVNVDNQANIARSQGVTAMPTFKIFHNGTAVETIRGANPSALTEAITKAVSLSDGGKVEDVFKTPGRTLGGDGPIPGQGRHWSVTLLLNIIMMFVGLYLTSLFSIDSYKAAEQSMFNPKRQQPPLKPASAGGPAPAGSARAQQQNIALHEPTDVSKSQSLEDIEKVVREAKQRFRDTLPKGYLNDEEYALYERLYGPPLHTIEESPGYVDAVARNPREHEALQRLMQDFKAAQQKQIEDEIAAAREEAEAEQEAYEMDEEDELFDQPEQTTDSLERDMSLGETRRFHPFTLQGRFHGSPVEIALPQSALVTPIRDLLDRTHLSHVKTAAEAAFGGQGLPTSPSTPEGRKNGQMGGVGLPPDQRHMTEIEADAFLAGYLPPAYASVTSVLREVRKRLGSDWIQQRLKKKENAGLSVLDAGAGGAGLVAWEQILNTEWDLLREKGEVTGSQPPGRKTVITGSDRLRHRLKNFLHNTTFLPRLPDYEHSGEMQGEHLDAGSKPQPRKSYDLIIASHLFLKEKQDHYRQAILNNLWTLLNKDGGVLIVIEKAHPRGFEAVAHVRDTLLKQFLLPQNGEPSIPTEELNPAFHKEREAGHIIAPCTNHGTCPMYKEAGKSKGRKDYCYFNQRFTRPTFYTKMLGNSSNNQGEVEFSYVAIQRGRSKRDQLPGWKATELAFAGYENSQESPDMQTLPRMVLPPLKRKGHVTLDVCTPEGKIERWTVPKSFSKLAYHDARKSHWGDLWALGAKTKVSRSVRVGSGVDDGGKRAEGGKKPRKVEITMDGGRLSANEKNARKERRTKGKRAKQTDLIKEILEMEDLEEQEIEREMDAEVEEELRLEEEDKGRKR from the exons ATGAGCGGCCCCATCAACATCGGATCTGACGGCGAGTGGCAGACGTTGCTGTCAGGAAccaccgtcgtcgtcgcagATT TCTACGCCGATTGGTGCGGTCCCTGCAAGATGATTGCGCCGCACTTTGAGCGCCTCTCCAAGGAGCACTCGCGCCCGAACAAGGTGGCCTTTGCCAAGGTCAACGTCGACAACCAAGCCAACATCGCCCGCAGCCAAGGCGTCACTGCCATGCCCACGTTCAAGATCTTCCACAACGGCACGGCCGTCGAGACCATCCGCGGCGCCAACCCGTCAGCCTTGACCGAAGCCATCACAAAGGCCGTCTCGCTCAGCGACGGTGGCAAAGTCGAGGACGTATTCAAGACGCCCGGCAGGACACTCGGTGGCGATGGTCCCATCCCCGGCCAGGGCCGTCACTGGAGCGTGACGCTGTtgctcaacatcatcatgatgtTTGTCGGGCTGTATCTCACGTCTTTATTTTCG ATTGATTCGTACAAGGCGGCGGAACAGTCCATGTTCAATCCGAAGAGACAGCAGCCACCGTTGAAGCCGGCATCGGCTGGAGGGCCGGCACCAGCAGGGAGCGCTCGGGCGCAACAACAAAA CATTGCTCTTCACGAGCCAACAGATGTATCAAAGAGCCAATCTTTGGAGGATATTGAAAAGGTTGTTCGAGAAGCAAAACAACGCTTTCGAGACACGCTTCCAAAGGGCTATCTCAACGACGAGGAGTATGCGCTGTACGAACGGCTTTATGGCCCACCACTTC ACACTATTGAGGAGTCACCAGGGTACGTCGATGCGGTGGCAAGAAACCCAAGGGAGCATGAGGCATTGCAGAGATTGATGCAAGACTTCAAGGCCGCgcaacaaaaacaaataGAAGATGAAATTGCAGCAGctagagaagaagccgaagcaGAGCAGGAAGCATATGAAAtggacgaagaggatgaacTATTTGATCAACCAGAACAGACTACGGATAGCCTAGAGAGGGACATGAGCCTAGGCGAGACGCGGAGATTCCATCCTTTCACATTGCAAGGCAGATTCCATGGAAGCCCAGTCGAAATTGCGCTACCTCAAAGCGCACTCGTTACACCCATTCGGGACCTTTTGGATCGAACTCATTTGAGCCACGTCAAGACGGCCGCCGAAGCAGCCTTTGGTGGACAAGGACTGCCGACTTCACCATCAACACcggaaggaagaaaaaatgggCAGATGGGTGGCGTTGGCTTGCCCCCTGATCAAAGACACATGACGGAAATTGAGGCAGATGCGTTCCTAGCTGGTTATCTCCCCCCTGCTTATGCCTCTGTCACCTCAGTTTTGCGAGAAGTGCGGAAGCGGCTAGGCAGTGACTGGATTCAACAGCGACtcaaaaagaaggaaaacgcAGGGCTCAGTGTATTggacgctggagctggtggaGCTGGCCTCGTTGCCTGGGAGCAAATCCTCAATACGGAGTGGGATCTATTAAGAGAAAAGGGCGAGGTAACGGGTTCGCAGCCCCCAGGGAGAAAGACTGTCATCACTGGATCAGATCGCCTGCGTCACAGGCTGAAAAACTTCCTCCACAATACAACCTTTTTGCCTCGGTTGCCAGATTACGAACACTCGGGAGAGATGCAAGGCGAGCATCTCGATGCTGGCAGTAAGCCGCAGCCTCGAAAAAGCTATGATCTCATCATCgcttctcatctcttcctcaaggagaagcaggatcATTACCGTCAGGCCATCCTGAACAACCTATGGACTCTACTGAATAAAGATGGCGGAGTACTCATCGTTATTGAAAAGGCCCACCCCCGAGGGTTTGAAGCTGTCGCTCATGTCAGAGATACACTTCTGAAGCAGTTTCTTCTACCTCAAAATGGCGAGCCCAGTATCCCGACGGAAGAGCTCAACCCAGCGTTCCACAAGGAGCGGGAAGCAGGCCACATTATTGCACCATGCACTAACCATGGAACATGTCCTATGTATAAAGAAGCCGGGAAGAGCAAGGGTCGAAAGGACTATTGCTACTTCAACCAGCGATTTACACGACCCACCTTTTATACCAAGATGCTGGGCAACAGCTCAAACAACCAGGGCGAAGTAGAGTTTAGTTATGTGGCGATACAGCGTGGCCGCTCAAAGAGGGACCAGCTTCCGGGATGGAAGGCCACTGAACTGGCATTTGCAGGATACGAAAATTCCCAGGAGAGTCCGGATATGCAGACTTTGCCCAGAATGGTCTTGCCGCCATTAAAACGCAAAGGTCACGTCACTCTGGATGTCTGCACGCCTGAAGGCAAGATTGAACGATGGACGGTGCCCAAGAGCTTCAGCAAACTCGCCTACCACGATGCAAGAAAATCGCACTGGGGCGATCTCTGGGCCCTAGGAGCCAAGACGAAAGTTTCTCGAAGCGTTCGAGTAGGCAGCGGAGTAGATGATGGAGGCAAGCGAGCCGAAGGCGGCAAGAAGCCTCGCAAGGTCGAGATTACAATGGACGGAGGCCGTCTGTCGGCAAACGAGAAGAATGCGCGCAAGGAACGCCGGACCAAGGGCAAGCGGGCTAAGCAAACCGACCTGATCAAGgagatcttggagatggaggacctagaagagcaagagattgagagagagatggacgcagaggtggaggaagagttgagattggaagaggaagacaaggGCAGGAAGaggtga
- a CDS encoding adenylosuccinate synthetase domain-containing protein has product MPIKVVLGAQWGDEGKGKLVDILAPEAQLCARAAGGHNAGHSIVANGVSYSFHLLPSGLINPNCMNFIGSDVPSFFSELKQLEEKGLPNVYDRILVSDRVHINFDLHAAVDGLEEIELGERKIGTTGRGIINQGCSDVFDQELFESKLRRLAHGYKARYGDLLKYDVEEEIKRFRGYRTELAKYAIDGLSFMYSAQTSNMNIIIEGANAVMLDLSMGSYPYVTSSNTAISGIIAGLTLNPKAITETIGVVKAYTTRVGAGAFKTEDLEEVGTKLQEVGREWGTSTGRKRRCGWLDLVVVKHGHMVNYYTALNLTKLDVLDSFETIKIAIAYKDKSTGQDLDYYPADHNILDNAEVVYHEMPGWNKPTTNARTYDELPKQAQDYIEYIEKFIGVKVKWIGTGPDREAMITRN; this is encoded by the exons ATGCCTATCAAGGTCGTCTTGGGTGCCCAATGGG GCGATGAAGGA AAAGGCAAATTAGTTGATATTCTTGCGCCTGAAGCTCAACTCTG CGCGAGGGCCGCT GGAGGCCATAATGCTGGTCACTCTATTGT CGCCAACGGTGTCTCGTACAG CTTTCACCTGCTCCCTTCTGGTCTCATCAACCCGAACTG CATGAACTTCATCGGCTCCGATGT CCCTTCGTTCTTCTCAGAGTTGAAGCAACTTGAAGAG AAAGGACTTCCCAATGTCTATGATCGGATCCTTGTGTCTGACAGA GTTCATATCAACTTTGACCTTCACGCCGCCGTCGACGGTCtcgaggagattgagctAGGAG AGCGCAAAATCGGCACCACTGGCCGCGGAATTATAA ACCAAGGCTGCT CCGATGTGTTCGACCAAGAACTCTTCGAATCAAAACTGCGTCGACTGGCACATGGCTACAAGGCCCGTTACGGCGATCTGCTCAAGTATgatgtcgaggaagagattaAGAGATTCCGAGGATACCGTACGGAGCTCGCAAAGTATGCCATTGATGGTTTGAGCTTTATGTATTCTGC TCAAACGAGCAACATGAACATCATTATCGAGGGTGCAAAT GCTGTAATGCTCGACCTTTCGATGGGATCATACCCCTATGTCACTTCATCCAATACCGCAATTTCTGGCATCATCGCTGGCTTAACGCTCAACCCCAAGGCCATTACAGAGACTATCGGAGTGGTAAAAGCCT ATACCACACgtgttggcgctggcgcttTCAAGACGGAAGATCTCGAAGA GGTCGGAACAAAACTCCAGGAGGTGGGCCGAGAATGGGGAACATCCACAGGCCGAAAACGTCGCTGTGGTTG GCTCG ATCTCGTTGTTGTGAAGCACGGCCACATGGTCAACTACTACACTGCATTGAACTTGACCAAA CTCGATGTACTCGATTCCTTCGAGACAATCAAGATCGCCATTGCATACAAAGACAAGAGCACAGGCCAG GATCTTGACTATTATCCGGCGGACCATAACATTCTAGATAACGCCGAAGTCGTTTACCACGAAATGCCTGGGTGGAACAAGCCGACGACCAACGCCCGGACATACGATGAGCTTCCCAAGCAGGCCCAGGACTACATCGAG TACATCGAAAAGTTCATTGGAGTAAAG GTCAAATGGATCGGTACTGGTCCAGACCGTGAGGCTATGATCACACGTAACTAA
- a CDS encoding putative RNA methyltransferase domain-containing protein — protein sequence MSYQEREAKKRKTAHNGGNSQQAFRPVNLQASEGREWTVSVAFPSSTIATLATAEQRIAVPGRIARALAIFSIDEVIVFDDSPVNTRPHNTDKSVYTGDTDPCHFLTHVLSYLEAPPFMRKALFPLHPNLRLTSSLPGLDTPHHPHIKESMIYREGVTIAGMTKSSDGTLVEIGLDKPVEIKEDIPPKTRVTLKISEDGSETAECVHPHAPRTEAGFYWGYTVRQANSLSAVFTESPYEGGYDVSIGTSERGSPVGKEFPYGKRVQFNHVLIVFGGPRGIEYAAMNDEELGGMGIQGGKTRELFDHWVDVMPNQGSRTIRTEEAMYIGLTALKRIWENE from the exons ATGTCATATCAAGAGCGCGAGGCAAAG aagagaaaaactgCCCACAATGGCGGCAACTCTCAGCAGGCGTTCCGCCCCGTCAACCTCCAAGCTTCAGAGGGAAGGGAATGGACTGTCTCTGTAGCATTCCCCAGCAGCACAATCGCGAC CCTAGCCACGGCCGAGCAGCGAATCGCTGTGCCGGGTCGCATTGCCCGCgctctcgccatcttctccatcgacGAAGTCATTGTCTTTGACGACTCTCCGGTCAACACCCGCCCGCACAATACCGATAAATCTGTATATACTGGAGATACAGACCCGTGCCACTTCTTGACACATGTGCTATCGTATCTGGAAGCGCCGCCGTTTATGCGCAAAGCGCTTTTCCCTCTGCATCCAAACTTGCGACTGACCTCGTCCTTACCTGGTCTTGATACGCCGCACCACCCGCATATCAAGGAGTCGATGATATACAGAGAAGGAGTTACCATTGCGGGAATGACAAAGTCGAGCGATGGCACGCTGGTAGAAATTGGCCTAGATAAGCCCGTCGAGATCAAAGAGGACATTCCTCCCAAGACGAGAGTCACGCTCAAGATTTCAGAAGACGGGTCTGAGACCGCCGAGTGTGTTCACCCCCACGCGCCTCGCACGGAGGCTGGCTTCTACTGGGGCTATACCGTCCGACAGGCAAACTCCCTTTCGGCCGTCTTCACCGAGTCTCCCTACGAGGGTGGATACGACGTCAGCATCGGCACGTCTGAGAGAGGATCTCCAGTGGGCAAGGAGTTTCCATATGGCAAGCGTGTGCAGTTTAACCATGTTCTCATTGTGTTTGGCGGCCCGCGCGGCATTGAGTACGCGGCGATGAATGACGAGGAGCTTGGCGGGATGGGCATTCAGGGTGGAAAAACGAGGGAGTTGTTTGATCACTGGGTTGACGTGATGCCGAATCAAGGGAGCAGAACGATTCGGACGGAGGAGGCCATGTATATTGGGTTGACGGCATTGAAGCGGATATGGGAAAACGAGTAA
- a CDS encoding radical SAM superfamily domain-containing protein produces the protein MASIAPSLQRAQAPMRRALAASPALRSFATLPDASEAPKTSRPRTYFKDKTALSPSDAYALKTAEVGPAGKKRTITRLPEWLKTSIPAGNDNYKKIKSDLRGLGLHTVCEEARCPNISECWGGSDKNAATATIMLMGDTCTRGCRFCSVKTSRAPPPLDPHEPEHTAEALARWGLGYVVLTSVDRDDLIDGGARHFAETIRKIKQKKPTLLVEALTGDFGGDLDMVKIVAESGLDVYAHNVETVEGLTPYVRDRRATFRQSLKVLNHVKEVRGNEGIITKTSIMLGLGEQEHEVMDALRELRKANVDVVTFGQYMRPTKRHLKVEKYVTPDEFEMWRQRALDMGFLYCASGPLVRSSYKAGEAFIENVLRKRAGDKAAAIAGEGLGKAVALDATKTQ, from the exons atggcttcaatagCTCCGTCGCTTCAGCGAGCCCAGGCGCCCATGCGAAGGGCTCTGGCCGCTTCTCCCGCTCTCCGATCGTTCGCCACTCTCCCCGACGCCAGCGAAGCTCCCAAGACCTCTCGACCCCGAACATATTTCAAGGATAAGACC GCTCTGTCGCCCAGCGATGCGTACGCTCTCAAGACGGCCGAAGTCGGCCCTGCAGGCAAGAAGAGGACCATCACACGACTGCCCGAGTGGCTCAAGACGTCCATCCCCGCGGGCAACGACAACTacaagaagatcaagagcGATCTGCGCGGCCTAGGTCTGCACACCGTCTGCGAGGAGGCGCGATGTCCCAACATCTCCGAATGCTGGGGCGGTTCCGACAAGAACGCCGCAACGGCCACCATCATGCTCATGGGCGACACATGCACTCGCGGCTGCCGCTTCTGCAGCGTCAAGACGAGCCgtgctcctcctcctctggATCCCCACGAGCCAGAGCACACTGCAGAGGCCCTTGCGCGATGGGGCCTTGGATACGTGGTGTTGACGAGCGTGGACCGTGACGACCTGATCGATGGAGGCGCCCGACACTTTGCGGAGACAATTCGCAAGATtaagcagaagaagccgacATTGCTCGTCGAGGCACTGACGGGAGATTTCGGAGGCGACTTGGACATGGTCAAGATTGTGGCGGAGAGCGGTTTGGATGTATATGCACACAATGTCGAGACTGTGGAAGGCCTGACGCCGTATGTGCGTGATCGCAGAGCCACGTTCCGCCAGAGCTTGAAGGTGTTGAATCACGTCAAGGAAGTGAGGGGCAACgagggcatcatcaccaagactAGCATTATGCTTGGTCTGGGAGAGCAAGAGCACGAGGTCATGGATGCTCTAAGAG AACTACGAAAGGCCAATGTTGATGTCGTTACCTTTGGACAATACATGCGTCCCACCAAACGACACCTCAAGGTCGAAAAGTACGTCACCCCAGATGAGTTCGAGATGTGGCGCCAGCGCGCTCTCGACATGGGCTTCCTCTACTGTGCAAGTGGACCTCTTGTTCGGTCATCCTACAAGGCCGGCGAGGCGTTCATTGAGAACGTTCTCCGAAAGAGAGCTGGTGACAAGGCTGCCGCTATTGCGGGTGAGGGCCTTGGCAAGGCGGTGGCACTTGACGCTACGAAGACGCAGTAA